Proteins co-encoded in one Marinobacter qingdaonensis genomic window:
- a CDS encoding zinc ribbon domain-containing protein: MPVYDYKCREHGLFNTLATMEDAAKPAECPTCKVLSPRVIVLPPEIAAMDPTKRKAQERNERSRYEPVFSTADRRAHDAEHSRSCGCGGAKPGKSMLFYTADGKKMFPSMRPWMISH, translated from the coding sequence ATGCCCGTTTACGATTACAAGTGCCGCGAGCATGGCTTGTTTAACACGCTGGCCACCATGGAGGACGCGGCCAAACCGGCGGAATGCCCGACCTGTAAGGTACTGTCGCCTCGGGTAATCGTGCTGCCGCCAGAGATCGCCGCGATGGACCCTACCAAGCGCAAAGCTCAGGAGCGCAACGAGCGGTCGCGCTATGAGCCAGTGTTTTCGACAGCGGACCGGCGGGCGCACGACGCCGAACACAGCCGCAGTTGCGGCTGTGGAGGCGCGAAACCCGGCAAATCCATGCTGTTCTACACCGCGGATGGCAAGAAGATGTTTCCGTCCATGCGGCCCTGGATGATCAGTCACTGA